A region of Polynucleobacter sp. JS-Mosq-20-D10 DNA encodes the following proteins:
- a CDS encoding cob(I)yrinic acid a,c-diamide adenosyltransferase: MGNRLSKIATRTGDAGMTGLGDGSRVEKDHLRICAMGDVDELNSEIGVLMTESIPESLAEEFKNLFLQVQHDLFDLGGELCIPNYTLLKPEQVAQLDIWLEKYNATLPPLTEFILPGGTRAASQAHVCRTVCRRAERSIVRLGWEEPLYDAPRQYVNRLSDLLFVLARVLNRAAGGQDVLWKHEKKETK; encoded by the coding sequence ATGGGAAATCGACTTTCAAAAATAGCCACTAGAACTGGCGATGCGGGCATGACCGGGCTTGGCGATGGCAGCCGGGTAGAGAAGGATCATTTGCGCATTTGCGCCATGGGTGATGTAGATGAATTGAACTCCGAAATCGGGGTTTTGATGACCGAATCGATCCCCGAGAGTCTTGCAGAGGAGTTCAAAAACCTATTTTTGCAAGTGCAGCATGATTTATTTGACCTAGGTGGGGAGCTTTGCATTCCTAATTACACCCTACTCAAACCAGAGCAGGTGGCTCAGTTGGATATTTGGCTGGAAAAATACAATGCGACTTTACCTCCTCTGACTGAATTTATTCTTCCAGGCGGTACTCGCGCAGCTTCTCAGGCCCACGTCTGTCGCACAGTCTGTAGACGGGCAGAGAGATCGATTGTGCGTTTGGGTTGGGAAGAGCCCTTATACGATGCTCCGCGTCAATACGTCAATCGCTTATCAGACCTATTGTTTGTGTTGGCGCGGGTACTCAACCGTGCGGCGGGTGGTCAAGACGTTCTATGGAAGCACGAAAAAAAAGAGACTAAATAA